One window from the genome of Mumia sp. ZJ1417 encodes:
- the nirD gene encoding nitrite reductase small subunit NirD, whose amino-acid sequence MSAASLTEREVATWVRVCALDALFPDRGAAALVDGRQVALFRLAGEPDVVRAIGHRDPYSGANVMARGLVGTVGDVPVVVSPMHKQRFRFDDGAAVENPAVSVGVWATRVVDGVVEVAATPLLEPRPSSLEPLSSLELVETTPVGVSTGSTVGSSAAPPAP is encoded by the coding sequence GTGAGTGCTGCGTCTCTGACCGAGCGCGAGGTCGCGACGTGGGTACGCGTCTGCGCGCTCGACGCGCTGTTCCCCGACCGCGGAGCGGCCGCGCTGGTCGACGGCCGGCAGGTCGCGCTGTTCCGGCTGGCGGGTGAGCCCGACGTCGTGCGCGCGATCGGGCACCGCGACCCGTACAGCGGGGCGAACGTGATGGCGCGCGGTCTGGTCGGCACGGTCGGCGACGTCCCGGTGGTGGTCTCGCCGATGCACAAGCAGCGGTTCCGGTTCGACGACGGCGCCGCGGTCGAAAACCCGGCGGTCTCGGTCGGCGTCTGGGCGACCCGTGTCGTCGACGGCGTCGTCGAGGTCGCCGCCACCCCGCTGCTCGAGCCGCGGCCGTCGTCGCTCGAGCCGCTTTCGTCGCTCGAGCTTGTCGAGACCACGCCTGTCGGGGTTTCGACTGGCTCAACCGTCGGTTCGTCCGCGGCCCCGCCGGCGCCATGA
- a CDS encoding MFS transporter, whose product MALPTLGTEPSTTPASTTTSPVRRRTGRWIDHWDPEDAEFWEGTGRPVARRNLIVSILAEHLGFSVWMLWSIVAVNLNAAGFSLTNSQLLWLVAVPSLVGATLRLPYTFAVGLFGGRNFTIVSALLLLIPTTGLAIVVQRPDTPFWVLLLVASTAGFGGGNFASSMTNISYFYPEKEKGWALGLNAAGGNIGVAVVQAPFVVTAVVTAGGGLVLWRAGLMWVPLILLAAFLAWKAMDNLSTAQADFSTSAAAAKRPHTWVMAFLYIGTFGSFMGYAAAFPMLIKMEFADVNPTSWAFLGALVGSLARPFGGRLSDRVGGAAVTAASFVVMGVGVLAAIFALRAGSFAFFLASFLVLFVATGVSNGSTYRMIPAIFRATATEGAEGTLRAKREAAAAIGIISAVGAFGGFFVPRVYSWASEATGSIEPAMFVYVGVYAAMLAVTWCAYLRPGAAMAKAHV is encoded by the coding sequence ATGGCGCTGCCCACCCTCGGCACCGAGCCGAGCACCACGCCCGCGAGCACGACGACCTCCCCGGTACGCCGTCGTACCGGCCGCTGGATCGACCACTGGGACCCTGAGGACGCGGAGTTCTGGGAGGGTACGGGGCGCCCGGTCGCCCGCCGGAACCTGATCGTCTCGATCCTCGCCGAGCACCTCGGGTTCTCCGTGTGGATGCTCTGGAGCATCGTCGCGGTGAACCTCAACGCCGCCGGCTTCTCGCTCACGAACTCGCAGCTGCTGTGGCTCGTCGCCGTGCCGAGTCTCGTGGGGGCGACGCTGCGCCTCCCGTACACGTTCGCGGTCGGGCTCTTCGGGGGCCGCAACTTCACGATTGTCTCGGCGCTGCTGCTGCTGATCCCGACGACCGGGCTCGCGATCGTCGTCCAGCGGCCCGACACCCCGTTCTGGGTCCTGCTGCTGGTTGCGTCCACGGCGGGCTTCGGCGGCGGCAACTTCGCGTCGTCGATGACGAACATCTCGTACTTCTACCCCGAGAAGGAGAAGGGCTGGGCCCTCGGGCTCAACGCGGCCGGCGGCAACATCGGCGTCGCGGTCGTCCAGGCGCCCTTCGTCGTCACAGCGGTCGTCACCGCCGGCGGAGGGCTCGTGCTCTGGCGGGCCGGTCTGATGTGGGTCCCGCTGATCTTGCTCGCCGCGTTCCTCGCGTGGAAGGCGATGGACAACCTCAGCACCGCCCAAGCCGACTTCTCGACCTCCGCGGCGGCTGCGAAGCGCCCGCACACCTGGGTGATGGCCTTCCTCTACATCGGCACGTTCGGCTCGTTCATGGGGTACGCGGCGGCGTTCCCAATGCTCATCAAGATGGAGTTCGCCGACGTGAACCCGACGTCCTGGGCGTTTCTCGGCGCGCTCGTCGGGTCGCTGGCCCGGCCGTTCGGCGGGCGCCTGTCCGACCGGGTCGGCGGTGCGGCCGTGACGGCGGCGAGCTTCGTGGTGATGGGCGTCGGCGTGCTCGCCGCGATCTTCGCGCTGCGGGCCGGTTCCTTCGCGTTCTTCCTGGCCTCGTTCCTGGTGCTGTTCGTCGCGACCGGCGTCAGCAACGGCTCGACGTACCGGATGATCCCTGCGATCTTCCGCGCGACCGCCACCGAAGGAGCGGAGGGCACGCTGCGGGCCAAGCGCGAGGCGGCGGCCGCGATCGGCATCATCTCGGCGGTCGGCGCGTTCGGCGGGTTCTTCGTCCCGCGCGTCTACTCGTGGGCGTCTGAGGCGACGGGCTCGATCGAGCCGGCGATGTTCGTGTACGTGGGGGTGTACGCGGCGATGCTCGCCGTCACGTGGTGCGCCTACCTGCGGCCGGGAGCCGCGATGGCGAAGGCACACGTGTGA
- a CDS encoding FAD-dependent oxidoreductase, whose protein sequence is MTRERVVVVGAGMVGTRFAEELARADREGRFDVLVLGEEEYEPYNRILLTELVAGRAELASLVLPRPAGVTVRLGARVDGIDRGARTVWVDGEPIPYDHLVLATGARARVLRVPGLDGAPGDPLPGGVFALRSVDDARGITAAALNARRAVVVGGGPLGVEVACGMRLRGVAVEVISFAGHLLDRDLDPAPGRLLADAVSDLGITFHGNAALAGVTCAPPRFDGLSPQSVPSTGGEPVKSWRGRGGHVEAVVLDDGRTLAADLVVLAAGAVPETALAGAAGLEVAHGIVVGDDLTTTYDPAIHAIGDCAQTPSGVSGLVAPGWEQARALARRLTDGGTAADPAPVVVDGAAMRLKAAGLSLVAMGRKASCADGARVLTMSDPYARRYVEVVLDGDELVGMTCLGAAELAASLSVQYGRPGVVPLDPLQLLAPSAGQADAAAGSPTTMPGSTTVCRCNGVTKRDLVAAWDGGACSVDALAATTRATTGCGGCVSLVRGIADWLVVSTGSTAGEGGSTGGEGVSTGGEGGSQTATPSREPVVKGA, encoded by the coding sequence GTGACGCGCGAGCGGGTGGTGGTCGTCGGGGCCGGCATGGTCGGCACCCGATTCGCCGAGGAGCTCGCACGCGCCGACCGCGAGGGACGGTTCGACGTGCTGGTGCTGGGGGAGGAGGAGTACGAGCCGTACAACCGGATCCTGCTCACCGAGCTCGTCGCCGGGCGCGCGGAGCTCGCGAGCCTCGTGCTGCCGCGGCCGGCCGGGGTGACCGTACGGCTCGGCGCGCGGGTGGACGGGATCGACCGTGGCGCCCGTACGGTGTGGGTGGACGGCGAGCCCATCCCGTACGACCACCTCGTCCTGGCGACCGGCGCGCGGGCGCGGGTGCTGCGCGTCCCGGGCCTCGACGGCGCTCCGGGCGACCCGCTGCCCGGTGGCGTCTTCGCGCTGCGCTCGGTCGACGACGCCCGCGGCATCACCGCCGCCGCGCTCAACGCCCGGCGTGCCGTCGTCGTCGGGGGCGGTCCGCTCGGTGTCGAGGTCGCCTGCGGGATGCGGCTGCGGGGAGTCGCGGTGGAGGTGATCTCGTTCGCGGGGCACCTCCTCGACCGCGACCTCGACCCCGCGCCCGGCCGGCTGCTCGCCGACGCGGTCTCCGACCTCGGCATCACGTTCCACGGCAACGCCGCGCTCGCGGGCGTGACCTGCGCTCCTCCACGATTTGACGGGTTGTCCCCCCAATCGGTGCCCTCAACCGGTGGAGAACCCGTCAAATCGTGGAGGGGACGAGGCGGCCACGTGGAGGCGGTGGTGCTCGACGACGGTCGTACGCTCGCGGCTGACCTCGTCGTCCTCGCGGCCGGGGCTGTCCCCGAGACCGCCCTCGCGGGTGCCGCCGGACTCGAGGTCGCCCACGGGATCGTCGTCGGCGACGACCTGACGACCACATACGACCCGGCGATCCACGCGATCGGCGACTGCGCGCAGACGCCGTCGGGGGTCTCAGGGCTCGTCGCACCCGGGTGGGAGCAGGCCCGCGCACTCGCTCGGCGGCTCACCGACGGCGGCACCGCGGCCGACCCTGCACCCGTGGTCGTCGACGGCGCCGCCATGCGCCTCAAGGCGGCCGGGCTCAGCCTCGTCGCGATGGGGCGGAAGGCGTCTTGCGCCGACGGGGCGCGGGTGCTGACGATGAGCGACCCGTACGCGCGCCGCTACGTGGAGGTCGTCCTCGACGGCGACGAGCTGGTCGGGATGACCTGCCTCGGAGCCGCCGAGCTCGCAGCGTCGCTGAGCGTCCAGTACGGGCGGCCGGGCGTCGTCCCGCTCGACCCGCTGCAGCTCCTCGCGCCGAGCGCCGGGCAGGCCGACGCCGCCGCCGGGTCGCCCACCACGATGCCGGGCAGCACGACGGTGTGCCGCTGCAACGGCGTGACCAAGCGTGACCTGGTCGCGGCGTGGGACGGCGGGGCGTGCTCCGTCGACGCGCTCGCGGCCACCACGCGCGCGACCACCGGCTGCGGGGGCTGCGTGTCGCTCGTGCGTGGGATCGCGGACTGGCTGGTGGTCTCGACAGGCTCGACCGCCGGTGAGGGCGGCTCGACCGGCGGTGAGGGAGTCTCGACCGGCGGTGAGGGCGGCTCACAGACCGCCACGCCCTCGCGTGAGCCCGTTGTGAAGGGTGCGTAA
- a CDS encoding molybdopterin oxidoreductase family protein, with protein sequence MTSTAASTDTHCPYCALQCAMRLAPEASGDLAASPREFPTNRGGMCQKGWTSADLLRTPDRITAPLRRTADGRYEEVSWDDALDEIAARVTALQQAHGRDAIAVFGGGGLTNEKAYALGKFARTVLRTRFIDYNGRFCMSSAVAAGNRAFGIDRGLPFPLEDLNAADAVLLLGSNLADTMPPAVQHLSHARAQGGLVVVDPRRSATARLTDDGAGEHLALVPGTDLTLLLGLTHVVLAEGLADAAYLDDRTNGLDDVRRSVAAWWPERVASATGIDEGRLRRIARRLAAAAPCHGGAGAYVLTGRGAEQHTDGTDTVTAAINLALCLGLPARVGSGYGCITGQGNGQGGREHGQKSDQLPGYRMIDDPAARAHVAEVWGVDPDSLPGKGVPAVELLMGLGTDDGPRALFVHGSNLVVSAPDARTVTDRLRALDLLVVCDFVPSETAMLADFVLPTTQWAEEEGTMTSLEGRVIRRRAAVTPPPGVRSELEILAGLGARLGATVSLPTDPREVYDELRRASAGGRADYAGISYDRLDAGEALFWPCPDEAHPGTPRLFADGFAHVDGRARMVAVEPTGRVDDLTRAAPLFLVTGRVLQHYQSGAQTRRVARLRDAAPAAYVELHPLLAARLGIEGVEEIRVTSSRGSMVAQARISADIRPDTVFAPFHFAGLERVNSVTSAATDPISGMPEFKVSAVTVEAAQ encoded by the coding sequence GTGACCAGCACCGCTGCGTCAACAGACACCCACTGCCCGTACTGCGCACTCCAGTGCGCGATGCGGCTGGCTCCCGAGGCGAGCGGCGACCTGGCCGCCTCGCCTCGGGAGTTCCCGACCAACCGGGGCGGGATGTGCCAGAAGGGCTGGACGAGCGCTGACCTCCTCCGTACGCCCGACCGGATCACCGCACCGCTGCGTCGTACCGCCGACGGCCGCTACGAGGAGGTCTCCTGGGACGACGCGCTCGACGAGATCGCGGCACGCGTGACCGCACTCCAGCAGGCCCACGGACGGGACGCGATCGCGGTCTTCGGTGGGGGAGGGCTGACCAACGAGAAGGCCTACGCGCTCGGCAAGTTCGCCCGCACGGTGCTGCGGACGCGGTTCATCGACTACAACGGCCGCTTCTGCATGTCGTCGGCGGTCGCAGCCGGCAACCGCGCCTTCGGGATCGATCGCGGCCTTCCGTTCCCGCTGGAGGACCTCAACGCTGCCGACGCGGTGCTGCTGCTCGGGAGCAACCTCGCGGACACGATGCCGCCGGCGGTGCAGCACCTGTCCCATGCACGTGCGCAAGGTGGGCTCGTCGTCGTCGACCCGCGGCGCAGTGCGACCGCACGCCTGACCGACGACGGTGCCGGAGAGCACCTCGCGCTCGTCCCCGGGACGGACCTGACGCTGCTCCTCGGGCTGACCCATGTCGTGCTCGCCGAGGGTCTCGCGGACGCGGCGTATCTGGACGACCGTACGAACGGCCTCGACGACGTCCGGCGCAGCGTCGCCGCGTGGTGGCCGGAGCGCGTCGCGTCGGCCACCGGCATCGACGAGGGGCGCCTGCGCCGGATCGCGCGGCGCCTCGCGGCGGCCGCCCCGTGCCACGGCGGCGCAGGCGCGTACGTGCTGACCGGACGCGGCGCCGAGCAGCACACGGACGGTACGGACACGGTGACCGCGGCGATCAACCTCGCGCTGTGCCTCGGCCTGCCGGCGCGGGTCGGGAGCGGGTACGGCTGCATCACGGGGCAGGGGAACGGCCAGGGTGGGCGCGAGCACGGGCAGAAGTCGGATCAGCTGCCCGGTTACCGGATGATCGACGACCCTGCGGCGCGGGCGCACGTGGCCGAGGTCTGGGGCGTCGACCCCGACTCGCTGCCGGGCAAGGGCGTGCCTGCCGTCGAGCTGCTGATGGGCCTCGGCACGGATGACGGCCCGAGGGCGCTGTTCGTCCACGGGTCCAACCTCGTGGTCAGCGCCCCCGACGCGCGGACTGTGACCGACCGGCTGCGGGCGCTCGACCTGCTGGTGGTCTGCGACTTCGTGCCGTCGGAGACCGCGATGCTGGCCGACTTCGTGCTGCCGACGACGCAGTGGGCGGAGGAGGAGGGCACGATGACGAGCCTCGAGGGCCGGGTGATCCGTCGCCGGGCCGCCGTGACGCCACCGCCGGGGGTGCGCAGCGAGCTCGAGATCCTGGCCGGGTTGGGGGCGCGGCTCGGGGCCACGGTGTCGCTGCCGACCGACCCGCGCGAGGTGTACGACGAGCTACGGCGCGCGTCGGCCGGGGGGCGTGCCGACTACGCCGGCATCTCGTACGACCGGTTGGACGCGGGCGAGGCGCTGTTCTGGCCGTGCCCCGATGAGGCCCATCCGGGCACGCCGCGGCTGTTCGCGGACGGCTTCGCCCATGTGGACGGCCGGGCACGGATGGTGGCGGTCGAGCCGACTGGGCGGGTGGACGACCTGACGCGCGCCGCTCCGCTGTTCCTCGTGACCGGGCGGGTGCTCCAGCACTACCAGTCCGGCGCCCAGACCCGCCGCGTCGCGCGCCTGCGGGACGCGGCGCCCGCGGCGTACGTCGAGCTCCATCCGCTGCTCGCCGCGCGGCTCGGCATCGAGGGCGTGGAGGAGATCCGGGTGACGTCGAGTCGCGGCTCGATGGTCGCGCAGGCGCGGATCAGCGCGGACATCCGGCCGGACACGGTGTTCGCCCCGTTCCACTTCGCGGGGCTCGAGCGGGTCAACAGTGTCACCAGCGCGGCCACCGACCCGATCTCGGGGATGCCGGAGTTCAAGGTGTCCGCCGTGACCGTCGAGGCAGCACAGTGA
- a CDS encoding uroporphyrinogen-III synthase: MTPLGAVLSGTSVLVTAQRRADDLAMALGRRGAVVSVASALGVESQIDEDTLLERTRELVADSADVVVVTTGIGFRSWLDTAEAAGLGEALVVALSRTRLVARGPKARGALQAAGLVPDWVAESETSAEIADFLCTEGVAGQRIVVQHHGAGDDGLEERLRAAGGEPVGLVVYRWGPPPDPDAVVASVRDAAAGAYDAVVFTSAPGAAAWITAARAAGVLEDVIALGRSGVLTSAAVGPVTAEPLRVAGLDPIIPDRGRLGSLVRTLIMHLGDDHEATQTAAGALRLRARAATLDHDVVGVSPSGLAVLRSLVAVPGAVVSREALLRVLPGCSTDPHTAEVAVARLREAFGGRPVVETVVKRGYRINLDQGGRA; this comes from the coding sequence ATGACGCCTCTCGGTGCGGTCCTCTCCGGGACATCAGTCCTCGTCACCGCGCAGCGCCGTGCGGACGACCTGGCGATGGCGCTGGGCCGCAGGGGCGCCGTCGTCTCGGTCGCTTCGGCGCTGGGCGTGGAGTCGCAGATCGACGAGGACACCCTGCTGGAACGCACCCGCGAGCTCGTCGCGGATTCGGCGGACGTCGTCGTCGTGACGACCGGCATCGGGTTCCGCTCGTGGCTGGACACCGCCGAAGCCGCCGGACTGGGGGAGGCGCTGGTCGTCGCGCTCTCCCGTACGCGGCTGGTCGCGCGTGGCCCGAAGGCGCGCGGCGCGCTTCAGGCCGCCGGGCTCGTCCCCGACTGGGTCGCGGAGTCGGAGACGTCGGCCGAGATCGCGGACTTCCTCTGCACCGAAGGTGTTGCCGGCCAGCGGATCGTCGTGCAGCACCACGGTGCCGGCGACGACGGCCTCGAGGAGCGGCTACGCGCTGCGGGCGGGGAGCCGGTGGGGCTCGTCGTCTATCGCTGGGGTCCGCCGCCGGACCCCGATGCCGTCGTCGCCTCCGTACGCGACGCGGCCGCGGGAGCGTACGACGCCGTGGTCTTCACGTCCGCCCCGGGCGCTGCCGCATGGATCACGGCGGCGCGAGCGGCGGGTGTCCTGGAGGATGTCATCGCGCTCGGCCGTTCCGGCGTGCTGACCTCGGCGGCTGTCGGCCCGGTCACCGCGGAGCCGCTTCGTGTGGCGGGGCTCGACCCGATCATCCCGGACCGTGGGCGCCTCGGGTCCCTCGTACGCACGCTCATCATGCACCTCGGGGACGACCACGAAGCGACCCAGACCGCGGCTGGCGCGCTCCGGCTTCGCGCGCGGGCAGCGACGCTCGACCACGACGTCGTCGGCGTCTCACCCAGTGGGCTCGCGGTGCTGCGTTCGCTGGTCGCGGTGCCGGGTGCGGTCGTCTCACGCGAGGCGTTGCTGCGCGTGCTGCCGGGATGCTCGACCGACCCGCACACCGCCGAGGTCGCCGTCGCGAGACTGCGGGAGGCGTTCGGTGGGCGTCCGGTCGTGGAGACCGTGGTGAAGCGCGGCTACCGGATCAACCTCGACCAGGGAGGGCGGGCATGA
- the nirB gene encoding nitrite reductase large subunit NirB, which yields MGSATDSATRKRLVVVGAGMVAHRLVEALVGRGGADTWTIDVFGEESRPPYDRVALTSFFSDRDPDDLVLGDPSLWATDGIRLHRGVRVTAVDKDARTVTARGRAYPYDALVLATGSYAMVPPVEGKDTPGCFVYRTVDDVAELRAYVNELAARLDRPVRGAVVGGGLLGLEAAGALRALGADSTVVEFAPWLMPMQVDEAGGRTLRRIIEQLGVEVRTSTATSRIRVGRSGTVRAMDFADGGGSIDADVVVFATGVRPRDELARAMGLAIGERGGVACDDACRTDDPHVFAIGEVAHIGGRTWGLVGPGYAMAEVIADRLLGGDATFTGGDLSTKLKLLGVDVASFGDAFAGTEGSLEVVYADPVGGVYKKLVMSDDAKTLLGGILVGDAEAYASLRPMVGSELGGDPTAWLVPDGVTPVSGGSLPDAAAVCSCNNVTAGAIRCAVRGEANGEPCHDLGTLKGCTKAGTSCGSCLPLVKKLLDEELTAAGIATSNALCEHFAMSRAQLFDVVRVTGIRTFSELVAAHGTGRGCDICRPVVASILASLETGHVLDGEAAALQDTNDHVMANMQKDGTYSVVPRIPGGEVTPEGLIAIGQVAADFGLYTKITGGQRIDLFGARIEQLPAIWRRLVDAGFESGHAYGKSLRTVKSCVGSTWCRFGVQDSVGLAIALELRYRGLRSPHKIKLGVSGCARECAEARGKDVGVIATEKGWNVYVGGNGGFTPRHAQLFAEDLSTEELVRTVDRFLMYYIRTADRLQRTAPWLEAVEGGLDHVRSVVLDDSLGIAADLDAAMAVHVEKYEDEWAATLADPDKLRKFASFVNSPDTPDPDLVYVAERGQRRPANAQERATLIAGTTLEVRS from the coding sequence ATGGGCTCCGCCACCGACTCCGCCACACGCAAGCGCCTCGTCGTCGTCGGTGCCGGCATGGTCGCGCACCGCCTGGTGGAGGCGCTCGTCGGTCGCGGCGGTGCCGACACCTGGACCATCGACGTCTTCGGCGAGGAGAGCCGGCCCCCGTACGACCGGGTGGCGCTGACGTCGTTCTTCTCCGACCGCGACCCCGACGACCTCGTCCTCGGCGACCCGTCGCTGTGGGCGACCGACGGCATCCGGCTCCACCGCGGTGTGAGGGTGACCGCGGTGGACAAGGACGCCCGTACGGTCACCGCCCGCGGCCGGGCGTACCCGTACGACGCGCTGGTGCTCGCAACCGGCTCGTACGCGATGGTGCCGCCGGTCGAGGGCAAGGACACCCCCGGGTGCTTCGTCTATCGCACGGTCGACGACGTCGCTGAGCTGCGTGCGTACGTCAACGAGCTCGCCGCGCGCCTCGACCGGCCCGTACGCGGCGCCGTCGTCGGCGGCGGGCTCCTCGGCCTCGAGGCCGCGGGCGCGCTCCGGGCGCTCGGTGCGGACTCCACGGTTGTCGAGTTCGCGCCGTGGCTGATGCCGATGCAGGTCGACGAGGCCGGCGGACGGACGCTGCGACGGATCATCGAGCAGCTGGGGGTCGAGGTCCGCACCTCGACGGCGACCTCACGTATCCGAGTCGGCCGCAGCGGCACCGTTCGTGCGATGGACTTCGCCGACGGGGGAGGCAGCATCGACGCCGACGTCGTCGTGTTCGCCACCGGCGTCCGCCCACGGGACGAGCTTGCCCGGGCGATGGGTCTCGCGATCGGCGAGCGCGGGGGAGTGGCGTGCGACGACGCGTGCCGTACGGACGACCCGCACGTGTTCGCGATCGGTGAGGTCGCGCACATCGGAGGTCGCACGTGGGGTCTCGTTGGCCCTGGCTACGCGATGGCCGAGGTGATCGCGGACCGGCTGCTCGGCGGGGACGCGACGTTCACCGGCGGCGACCTCTCGACCAAGCTCAAGCTGCTCGGCGTCGACGTCGCGAGCTTCGGCGACGCGTTCGCGGGCACAGAGGGCAGCCTCGAGGTCGTGTACGCGGACCCGGTCGGCGGCGTCTACAAGAAGCTCGTGATGTCCGACGACGCCAAGACGCTGCTCGGCGGCATCCTCGTCGGCGACGCGGAGGCGTACGCGTCGCTGCGGCCGATGGTCGGCAGCGAGCTCGGGGGCGACCCGACGGCGTGGCTGGTGCCGGACGGCGTGACGCCGGTGTCCGGTGGGTCGCTGCCCGACGCTGCGGCGGTGTGCTCGTGCAACAACGTGACCGCGGGAGCGATCCGGTGCGCGGTGCGGGGGGAGGCCAATGGTGAGCCCTGCCACGACCTCGGCACGCTCAAGGGCTGCACGAAGGCCGGTACGAGCTGCGGATCGTGCCTTCCGCTCGTCAAGAAGCTGCTCGACGAGGAGTTGACCGCCGCCGGCATCGCGACCTCGAACGCGCTGTGCGAGCACTTCGCGATGAGCCGTGCGCAGCTCTTCGACGTCGTACGGGTCACCGGCATCCGTACGTTCTCCGAGCTCGTCGCCGCCCACGGCACCGGGCGTGGCTGCGACATCTGCCGTCCCGTCGTGGCGTCGATCCTCGCCTCGCTGGAGACCGGGCACGTCCTCGACGGCGAGGCGGCGGCGCTGCAGGACACCAACGACCACGTGATGGCCAACATGCAGAAGGACGGGACGTACTCCGTCGTCCCGCGCATCCCCGGCGGCGAGGTAACGCCCGAGGGACTGATCGCGATCGGGCAGGTCGCCGCGGACTTCGGGCTCTACACGAAGATCACCGGCGGCCAGCGGATCGACCTGTTCGGCGCGCGGATCGAGCAGCTCCCGGCGATCTGGAGGCGGCTCGTCGACGCGGGGTTCGAGTCCGGCCACGCGTACGGCAAGTCGCTGCGCACCGTGAAGTCGTGCGTCGGCTCGACGTGGTGCCGTTTCGGAGTGCAGGACTCCGTCGGACTCGCGATCGCTCTCGAGCTGCGCTATCGCGGGCTGCGTTCGCCGCACAAGATCAAGCTCGGCGTCTCCGGCTGCGCCCGCGAGTGTGCCGAGGCGCGCGGCAAGGACGTGGGCGTGATCGCGACGGAGAAGGGCTGGAACGTCTACGTGGGCGGCAACGGCGGCTTCACCCCGAGGCACGCGCAGCTGTTCGCCGAGGACCTCTCGACCGAGGAGCTCGTACGGACGGTCGACCGGTTCCTCATGTACTACATCCGCACCGCCGACCGGCTCCAGCGGACCGCCCCGTGGCTCGAAGCGGTCGAGGGCGGCCTGGATCACGTACGATCGGTGGTGCTCGACGACAGTCTCGGGATCGCCGCCGATCTCGACGCAGCGATGGCGGTGCACGTCGAGAAGTACGAGGACGAGTGGGCAGCGACGCTCGCCGATCCCGACAAGCTGCGCAAGTTCGCCAGCTTCGTCAACAGCCCCGACACCCCTGACCCGGACCTGGTCTACGTCGCCGAGCGCGGTCAACGCCGACCCGCCAATGCGCAGGAGCGCGCGACGCTGATCGCCGGGACGACGCTGGAGGTTCGCTCGTGA